One part of the Bacillus sp. FJAT-45350 genome encodes these proteins:
- a CDS encoding CitMHS family transporter yields the protein MLSIIGFVTILTIVILLLKGRISPIIGLVLVPIIGALIAGFGIAEIGVFFSEGIDRVINVVIMFIFAILFFGIMQDAGLFDPIINKMIAISKGNVVAVAAGTVIIAAIAHLDGSGASTFLITIPALLPLYKRLKMSPYLLLLLVGTSASILNMLPWAGPLGRTAAVLGMDPTELWRPLIPLQVIALIILVGMAVILGLREKRRIAIKNETENAYSEVAASEETIENNSYKQEKDQSLERPKLLWVNLLLTLGMIGMLVWGIIPAGFIFMIALSIALPLNYPKVSDQMERIKAHAPNALLMASIILAAGSFLGILSGTGMLDSIAVDMVKILPVFIIPYLHLIIGALGVPFELILNTDAYYFALLPVVEQIVTSHGVDTYSAAYAMIIGNIIGTFVSPFSPALWLALGLAGCEMGKHIRYSIFWVWGFSLVLMLVAIVLGIIVL from the coding sequence ATGCTTAGTATCATAGGATTTGTAACGATTTTAACTATTGTCATATTACTTTTGAAAGGACGTATATCTCCAATTATTGGGCTTGTACTAGTTCCAATCATTGGGGCATTAATTGCCGGATTTGGTATCGCAGAAATTGGTGTTTTTTTCAGTGAAGGTATAGATAGAGTTATCAATGTCGTCATAATGTTTATCTTTGCTATTCTCTTTTTTGGAATTATGCAAGATGCTGGACTCTTTGATCCTATTATTAATAAAATGATTGCAATTTCAAAAGGAAATGTTGTTGCCGTTGCAGCTGGTACGGTCATCATTGCTGCAATTGCACACCTAGATGGTTCTGGAGCATCAACTTTTCTCATAACAATACCTGCATTATTACCCTTATATAAGCGATTAAAAATGAGCCCATACCTATTACTTTTATTAGTAGGTACAAGTGCAAGTATTCTAAATATGCTTCCATGGGCTGGCCCACTTGGACGGACAGCTGCGGTACTTGGAATGGACCCTACAGAATTATGGAGACCACTTATTCCATTACAAGTCATCGCCCTTATTATCTTAGTTGGTATGGCTGTAATTCTAGGATTACGTGAAAAAAGAAGGATAGCTATAAAAAATGAAACAGAAAATGCCTATTCCGAGGTAGCTGCTTCAGAGGAAACTATCGAAAACAATTCATACAAACAAGAAAAGGACCAATCATTAGAGCGTCCAAAATTATTATGGGTTAACTTATTGTTAACGTTAGGTATGATCGGAATGCTAGTTTGGGGTATCATTCCTGCTGGATTTATCTTTATGATTGCCCTAAGTATCGCGTTACCTTTAAATTATCCTAAAGTAAGTGACCAAATGGAACGTATAAAAGCACATGCACCGAACGCTCTTCTAATGGCTAGTATCATTTTAGCAGCAGGTTCTTTCTTAGGAATTTTAAGTGGCACAGGTATGTTAGATTCAATTGCTGTCGATATGGTAAAAATACTACCAGTATTTATCATACCATACTTACATCTTATTATCGGTGCCCTTGGTGTACCTTTCGAGTTAATCTTAAACACTGATGCCTATTACTTTGCCTTACTCCCTGTAGTAGAGCAGATAGTGACAAGTCATGGAGTAGATACGTACTCTGCAGCTTATGCTATGATTATTGGTAATATTATAGGAACATTTGTCAGTCCATTTTCACCAGCTCTTTGGTTAGCTCTAGGGCTAGCAGGATGTGAAATGGGGAAACATATCCGTTATTCTATATTTTGGGTATGGGGTTTTAGTTTAGTCTTAATGCTTGTAGCAATTGTCTTAGGAATTATTGTACTATAA
- a CDS encoding AEC family transporter codes for MELFVVIILNVITPVFLLIGAGAYLHRKFNFDLRTLSKIITYYLLPTICFVNVYESNIDGQILLEVISYQLVLVIIMMVICSLLVKVFRLDKGMSAMFKNSVVLLNSANYGLPVSQLVFQQNPLGMTVQIIVTLIQTFVTFTYGLINSVSVNNQGLKVISEFLKVPILYALLLGVVLQSLNVNIPQFLWQPIQNVSDAFIGIALLILGAQVAYIKIRKIHRVIVLSCIGRLLVAPAIALGLIFLFGIEGIVAQALFIASSYPSSRNSAQFALEFNNHPELAAQTVLISTLLSSVTVAIVVFIAQLLF; via the coding sequence ATGGAGCTTTTTGTAGTCATTATACTTAATGTAATTACACCAGTCTTCCTCCTTATAGGGGCAGGTGCTTATTTACATCGGAAGTTTAACTTTGATCTACGAACGTTATCAAAAATTATTACGTATTATTTATTACCAACAATTTGCTTTGTCAATGTTTATGAAAGTAATATTGATGGTCAGATTTTATTAGAAGTAATAAGTTATCAACTTGTTTTAGTAATTATCATGATGGTCATTTGTTCACTACTAGTCAAAGTATTTAGATTAGATAAAGGCATGTCAGCAATGTTTAAAAATAGTGTTGTGTTACTTAACTCGGCAAACTATGGCTTACCGGTCAGTCAACTTGTATTCCAACAAAATCCTTTAGGTATGACGGTTCAAATCATTGTAACGCTTATCCAAACCTTTGTGACTTTCACATATGGACTAATAAATTCAGTTTCAGTAAATAACCAAGGGCTTAAGGTTATTTCTGAATTTTTAAAGGTACCAATATTATACGCGTTACTACTAGGGGTAGTGTTACAGTCATTGAATGTAAACATCCCTCAGTTCTTATGGCAACCGATTCAGAATGTTTCGGATGCCTTTATTGGGATTGCTCTATTAATTCTAGGTGCCCAGGTTGCATACATTAAAATTAGAAAGATTCATAGAGTAATAGTTTTAAGTTGTATTGGAAGATTACTGGTTGCGCCAGCGATAGCGTTAGGACTAATATTTTTATTTGGAATAGAAGGGATCGTTGCACAGGCGTTGTTTATCGCTAGCTCGTATCCTTCATCTCGTAACAGTGCGCAGTTTGCTTTAGAGTTTAATAACCATCCTGAGTTGGCAGCTCAAACGGTACTCATTTCAACATTGCTAAGTAGTGTAACTGTAGCGATTGTTGTATTTATAGCGCAATTGCTTTTCTAG
- a CDS encoding response regulator, translated as MKRKPFNVFIIEDDFRVANINKQFVEQVEGFQVVGVVHTGKDALSYLERAHNELPNLVLLDVYIPDVQGLELMWEIRKKYNDIEIIMITAANEVDTIERTFRGGILDYIIKPVDFERLKKTLQRYVEKQKLFRSKQEMTQEELDTMMGGFPQILVEKDQIGSELPKGIDRLTLEKIILVLKDNDSEGFTAVELSKEIGASRSTARRYLEYLVAIEQVKAELIYGDVGRPERRYLIK; from the coding sequence ATGAAGAGAAAACCATTTAATGTGTTTATTATCGAGGATGATTTTCGAGTAGCCAATATTAATAAACAATTCGTTGAACAGGTTGAGGGCTTTCAGGTTGTTGGAGTTGTTCATACTGGTAAAGATGCACTTTCTTATCTCGAACGAGCACACAACGAATTACCTAATCTGGTTTTATTAGATGTATACATTCCTGATGTACAAGGATTGGAATTAATGTGGGAGATACGTAAAAAATATAATGATATTGAGATTATTATGATAACTGCTGCAAATGAAGTAGATACAATTGAACGTACATTTCGTGGGGGAATTTTAGATTACATTATTAAACCAGTGGATTTTGAAAGGTTAAAGAAAACTCTCCAAAGGTATGTAGAAAAACAAAAGCTATTCCGAAGTAAGCAAGAAATGACACAGGAAGAGCTCGACACAATGATGGGGGGATTCCCCCAGATTCTTGTTGAAAAAGACCAAATAGGATCAGAGCTTCCGAAGGGGATTGACCGATTGACGCTCGAAAAAATTATTCTTGTACTAAAGGATAATGATAGTGAAGGATTTACAGCAGTGGAGTTAAGTAAAGAAATTGGAGCGAGCCGTTCAACAGCAAGACGTTATTTAGAGTATCTAGTCGCAATTGAGCAAGTAAAGGCTGAATTAATATATGGTGATGTTGGAAGGCCTGAACGTCGCTATCTTATCAAGTAA
- a CDS encoding ATP-binding protein: protein MKQYEKKFHLLNKIPSYRVTLLTKMIVLICSLIVLMLIFLGIYSNTKYSETVSEQIGIRALNVAQAVSEIPEVIEAFYTENPTDQIQPIVEAIRLKTGSEFIVIGNREGVRYSHPVEERIGKVMVGDDNERALFLGESYISEAIGSLGPSIRGKVPIFSNDGQIIGVVSVGFLLDDVEMTIGTYVADIWFWIILCIILGVIGATLISLHVKKSILGLEPEEIGQLYQEREKVFQSIHEAIIAVDKEGYVTMYNHTAQQVLNVDDGQGIGQHIKDLLPHTQIMEVLNTGSSQFNQELWVNEERYIVNRVPIYYEERIIGAVSTFRNRTEIERLAKELSKVKQYSEALRVQTHEFSNKLNTISGLLQLNQISEAIEFINKESKKQQQWIHFLIHSVTDSYVSAVLLGKLNRAHELGITMTIDSTSELLTPLTEKQRDGLVTILGNLLENAYDAVLEIKGEHKVNIFFTDIGHEIIFEIDDNGRGISPINEEKVFDKGYTTKEGSHRGIGLFLVHETLKELDGSLSLESSDLGGACFILAIPKKGVEGDNNEEKTI from the coding sequence ATGAAACAATATGAGAAGAAGTTTCATCTATTAAATAAAATACCATCTTATCGTGTAACGTTACTTACAAAAATGATTGTACTTATTTGTTCATTAATTGTATTAATGTTAATCTTCTTAGGAATTTATTCAAATACAAAGTATTCTGAAACTGTTAGTGAACAAATAGGAATTAGAGCCCTTAATGTAGCACAAGCAGTATCTGAAATTCCTGAAGTGATAGAAGCATTTTATACTGAAAATCCAACTGACCAAATTCAGCCAATTGTAGAAGCGATACGATTAAAAACAGGATCTGAATTTATTGTCATTGGTAATAGAGAAGGAGTACGTTATTCTCACCCAGTTGAAGAACGAATTGGAAAGGTTATGGTAGGGGATGACAATGAACGAGCTTTATTTTTGGGTGAGTCCTATATATCGGAGGCAATAGGTTCACTTGGTCCTTCGATACGAGGGAAAGTACCGATTTTCTCAAATGATGGGCAAATTATAGGTGTTGTCTCAGTCGGCTTTTTACTAGATGATGTGGAAATGACGATTGGTACCTACGTGGCAGATATATGGTTTTGGATAATTTTATGCATTATCCTAGGGGTTATTGGAGCTACGTTAATCTCTCTCCATGTGAAGAAATCAATTCTAGGACTTGAGCCAGAAGAGATCGGTCAGCTTTATCAGGAAAGGGAAAAAGTATTTCAGTCGATTCATGAGGCGATTATTGCGGTTGATAAAGAAGGATATGTGACCATGTACAATCACACCGCACAACAAGTATTAAATGTAGATGATGGCCAAGGAATAGGTCAACACATTAAGGATTTATTACCTCATACTCAAATAATGGAAGTATTAAATACAGGTTCAAGTCAATTTAACCAAGAATTATGGGTGAATGAGGAGAGATATATTGTGAACCGAGTACCAATATATTATGAGGAAAGAATAATCGGAGCTGTTTCAACATTTCGAAACCGGACGGAAATTGAAAGACTTGCTAAAGAACTATCTAAGGTTAAGCAATACTCAGAAGCACTTAGGGTTCAAACACATGAGTTTTCTAATAAACTAAATACAATTTCAGGGTTATTGCAACTTAATCAAATATCAGAAGCAATTGAGTTTATAAATAAAGAAAGTAAGAAGCAACAACAGTGGATTCACTTTTTAATTCATAGTGTAACAGATTCGTATGTGAGTGCTGTGTTGCTCGGTAAATTAAACCGTGCTCATGAGCTTGGAATAACGATGACGATTGATTCTACTAGTGAATTATTAACTCCTCTTACAGAGAAGCAAAGGGATGGATTGGTAACAATACTAGGAAATCTACTGGAGAATGCTTATGATGCTGTGCTAGAGATAAAAGGAGAGCATAAGGTTAACATTTTCTTTACTGATATTGGGCATGAAATTATATTTGAAATCGATGATAACGGACGTGGCATATCACCTATTAATGAAGAGAAAGTCTTTGATAAAGGTTATACAACGAAGGAAGGTTCACATCGAGGGATAGGATTATTTTTAGTTCATGAAACGCTTAAAGAACTCGATGGTTCTTTGTCGCTTGAATCAAGTGATTTAGGTGGTGCTTGCTTTATATTAGCTATACCTAAGAAAGGGGTAGAAGGTGACAATAATGAAGAGAAAACCATTTAA
- a CDS encoding phosphocarrier protein HPr translates to MVEKTFSITADSGLHARPATVLVQSISNFESEVTIEYKGKAVNLKSIMGVMSLGVPSGAEVIITADGADEVEALAAVEQSIVSTDLGVSK, encoded by the coding sequence ATGGTAGAAAAAACATTTAGTATTACAGCAGATTCAGGATTACACGCTCGTCCAGCAACAGTTCTTGTCCAATCAATTAGTAATTTCGAAAGTGAAGTGACGATTGAGTACAAAGGTAAGGCTGTCAACTTAAAATCAATTATGGGCGTTATGTCTCTTGGAGTACCAAGTGGTGCAGAAGTAATAATTACAGCTGATGGTGCTGACGAAGTTGAAGCGTTAGCAGCAGTAGAACAATCAATCGTTAGCACGGACTTAGGTGTAAGTAAATAA
- a CDS encoding PTS fructose transporter subunit IIABC produces MRITDLLKAETIELNLQANSKEAVIDELVRKLDSAGKLEDRRKFKDAILEREAQSTTGIGEGIAIPHAKTSAVKTPAIAFGRSKAGIDYEALDGQPSHLFFMIAASEGANNAHLQTLSRLSSFLMDKEFRKKLESANSVNEVIEAINAKEAEEDTEEETPTTSSKGKILAVTACPTGIAHTYMAADALKEKAKEMGLEVKVETNGSSGVGNALTAADIKDAVAIIVAADTQVEMDRFDGKHVIQVPVAQAIRKPAELLEKASNQKASIYSAYGSKQQSDDGESKGKSGFYKHIMNGVSNMLPFVVGGGILIALSFIFGINAVDPDHESYHPLADALMTIGGGNAFGLMIPVLAGFIASSIAGRPGFAPGMVGGLMAASGGAGFLGGLLAGFLAGYVVLGLVKAFSGLPRSLEGIKPVLLYPVFGILITGMVMLYIIIDPVVALNTRLESWLGGMGTGNLVLLGLILGGMMAVDMGGPINKAAFTFGIAMIDAGNFAPHAAIMAGGMVPPLGIALATTFFKKKFTKKEQDAGKTNYVMGLSFITEGAIPFAAADPGRVIPSIIVGSAVAGALTMMFGIGLPAPHGGVFVIPLVYGSALLYLVAIAIGALVTALMLGLWKKDAKE; encoded by the coding sequence ATGAGAATAACAGATTTGTTAAAAGCAGAAACGATTGAACTGAACCTCCAGGCAAATTCAAAAGAAGCTGTTATTGATGAATTAGTTAGAAAGCTAGATTCAGCAGGAAAGCTAGAAGATAGACGAAAATTTAAAGATGCAATTTTAGAAAGAGAAGCACAGAGCACAACGGGAATTGGAGAAGGGATTGCAATTCCTCATGCAAAAACAAGTGCTGTGAAAACTCCTGCGATTGCATTTGGTCGTTCAAAGGCCGGTATTGATTATGAAGCACTAGATGGACAACCTAGTCATTTGTTCTTCATGATTGCAGCAAGTGAAGGAGCAAATAATGCACATTTACAAACATTATCGCGCTTATCTTCATTTTTAATGGATAAAGAATTCCGTAAAAAGCTTGAAAGCGCAAATTCAGTGAATGAAGTTATTGAAGCTATCAATGCGAAGGAAGCAGAAGAAGATACTGAAGAGGAAACACCAACAACTTCAAGCAAGGGGAAAATTTTAGCTGTAACGGCATGTCCTACTGGAATTGCTCATACGTATATGGCAGCTGATGCTTTGAAAGAGAAAGCAAAAGAGATGGGCTTAGAAGTTAAGGTAGAAACAAATGGTTCTAGTGGAGTAGGTAATGCGTTAACAGCAGCAGATATTAAGGATGCCGTCGCAATTATTGTTGCTGCTGATACTCAAGTTGAGATGGATCGTTTTGATGGCAAGCATGTCATTCAAGTGCCTGTTGCTCAGGCGATACGTAAGCCAGCTGAGTTGCTTGAAAAGGCTAGTAACCAAAAGGCTTCAATCTATAGCGCATATGGTTCAAAACAACAAAGTGATGATGGTGAAAGTAAAGGGAAGTCAGGCTTTTATAAGCACATCATGAATGGTGTTTCGAACATGCTTCCATTCGTAGTTGGGGGCGGTATTCTAATCGCACTTTCATTCATTTTTGGTATCAATGCAGTTGATCCTGACCATGAGTCATATCATCCACTTGCTGATGCGTTAATGACCATTGGTGGTGGAAATGCATTTGGTCTTATGATTCCTGTCCTTGCTGGGTTTATAGCTAGTAGTATTGCTGGTCGTCCTGGTTTTGCACCTGGTATGGTTGGTGGTCTGATGGCTGCCAGTGGTGGTGCTGGATTCTTAGGTGGTTTACTTGCAGGTTTCTTAGCAGGTTATGTTGTATTAGGTTTAGTAAAAGCATTCAGTGGTTTACCACGTTCATTAGAAGGTATTAAGCCTGTATTACTTTATCCTGTATTCGGTATTTTAATTACAGGTATGGTGATGTTGTATATTATTATCGATCCAGTTGTAGCACTAAATACTCGTTTAGAGTCATGGTTGGGTGGAATGGGTACAGGAAACCTTGTATTACTTGGACTAATCTTAGGTGGAATGATGGCAGTTGATATGGGTGGTCCAATTAATAAAGCAGCATTCACGTTTGGTATTGCGATGATTGATGCAGGAAACTTTGCACCACATGCAGCAATTATGGCTGGTGGAATGGTTCCTCCATTAGGTATTGCTCTAGCAACAACATTCTTTAAGAAGAAGTTCACAAAGAAAGAACAGGACGCAGGGAAAACAAATTATGTAATGGGACTTTCATTTATTACCGAAGGAGCAATACCATTTGCAGCAGCTGACCCTGGTCGCGTAATTCCTTCAATCATTGTAGGTTCTGCAGTAGCGGGTGCATTAACGATGATGTTCGGTATTGGTTTACCAGCACCTCATGGTGGAGTGTTTGTTATCCCGTTAGTATACGGAAGCGCATTATTATATTTAGTAGCGATAGCTATTGGTGCTCTAGTAACAGCATTAATGCTAGGTCTATGGAAAAAGGATGCGAAAGAATAA
- the pfkB gene encoding 1-phosphofructokinase translates to MIYTCTLSPSIDYLVELDELQLGALNRTKATSFYPGGKGINVSRVLKNLGQESTVLGYIGGFTGGYIRDFLQAEGIQEQFIATEQQTRVNIKLKTGVETEINGQGPSINEVQQDELLAKVNELMDGDIFVLAGSLPSSISIDFYLSLIKLCKDKNIPFIVDTSGQALEAVLPYRPFLIKPNQHELGDLFNAEISSVEEAIEYGERLLDMGPENIIVSLGGEGALLINKEITAFANVPKGELKNSVGAGDSMVAGFLASYIQENDFLAAFKYSIASGSGTAFSGDLAKVDIVEQLLPEIKVETIREGGR, encoded by the coding sequence ATGATTTACACATGTACTTTAAGTCCTTCAATAGATTATCTTGTTGAATTAGATGAACTACAGTTAGGTGCGTTAAATAGGACAAAAGCGACCTCATTTTATCCAGGTGGAAAAGGAATTAATGTTTCACGAGTGCTAAAGAATTTAGGGCAGGAAAGTACTGTATTAGGTTATATAGGTGGTTTCACTGGTGGGTATATACGTGATTTCCTACAAGCGGAGGGAATTCAGGAGCAGTTTATTGCAACTGAACAACAGACAAGAGTAAACATTAAGTTGAAAACAGGTGTAGAAACGGAGATTAACGGTCAAGGACCTTCTATAAATGAAGTACAACAGGATGAGTTACTTGCAAAGGTCAACGAATTAATGGATGGAGATATATTCGTCCTTGCGGGCAGTTTACCTTCATCTATATCGATAGACTTTTATCTATCACTTATCAAACTTTGTAAAGATAAGAACATTCCGTTCATCGTTGATACATCAGGTCAGGCATTAGAAGCAGTGCTACCATATCGTCCGTTCTTAATTAAACCTAACCAACATGAGCTAGGTGATTTGTTTAACGCTGAAATTTCCTCTGTTGAGGAAGCGATAGAGTATGGTGAGAGATTGCTTGATATGGGTCCTGAAAATATCATCGTTTCTTTAGGGGGCGAAGGAGCTCTACTTATTAATAAAGAGATAACTGCATTTGCGAATGTTCCAAAAGGGGAATTGAAAAACTCTGTTGGTGCAGGTGATTCTATGGTTGCTGGCTTTCTCGCTTCGTATATACAAGAGAATGATTTTTTAGCAGCATTTAAGTATAGTATCGCTTCAGGAAGTGGAACAGCATTTTCAGGAGATTTGGCAAAAGTAGATATAGTCGAACAGCTTTTACCAGAAATTAAGGTTGAAACTATTAGAGAAGGGGGACGTTAA
- a CDS encoding DeoR/GlpR family DNA-binding transcription regulator: protein MLTEERHQIILGLLQENKVVKLQEFVDATNSSESTIRRDLSQLELQKKLKRVHGGASLLNQKGIELSIAEKSTKNLQEKEQIAKYAASLIQDGDCIYLDAGTTAFHMIPYIDANDIKVVTNGITHLEALLGKGIETYLIGGYLKQKTKALIGRGAMEGISQYRFDKSFIGVNGVHLEYGYTTPDPEEALIKKKAIDLSQESYILGDHTKLHEVTFSKIASIKESTIITDETDTEILADFKQLTTIKVVTS, encoded by the coding sequence TTGCTAACGGAAGAGAGACACCAAATAATATTAGGATTACTGCAGGAAAATAAAGTTGTAAAATTACAAGAATTTGTTGATGCGACGAACTCATCAGAATCGACAATACGAAGAGATTTAAGTCAGCTTGAGCTCCAAAAGAAACTAAAAAGAGTTCATGGTGGTGCATCCCTTTTAAATCAAAAGGGAATTGAGCTAAGTATTGCTGAAAAATCAACAAAGAACTTACAAGAAAAAGAACAAATAGCTAAATATGCTGCTTCTCTCATTCAAGATGGTGATTGCATTTATCTTGATGCAGGTACGACAGCTTTTCATATGATTCCTTATATTGATGCTAATGATATTAAAGTTGTAACAAATGGTATAACGCATTTAGAGGCATTGCTTGGAAAAGGGATTGAAACCTATTTAATTGGTGGCTATCTAAAGCAAAAAACGAAGGCACTAATTGGTAGGGGAGCAATGGAAGGTATTAGCCAGTATCGATTTGATAAGAGCTTTATCGGTGTGAATGGTGTTCATTTAGAATATGGCTATACAACACCAGACCCAGAAGAAGCGTTAATTAAGAAAAAAGCAATTGATTTATCGCAAGAGAGTTATATCCTTGGTGACCATACGAAATTGCATGAGGTTACCTTCTCTAAAATAGCGAGCATTAAAGAATCAACCATTATTACAGATGAAACGGACACAGAAATTTTAGCTGACTTTAAACAACTTACAACGATAAAGGTTGTGACATCATGA
- a CDS encoding siderophore ABC transporter substrate-binding protein — MKKNLLLVLVAMLVTLMLAACGSEETGGTSEEAPEPVEEETEVVDDVPTELTITHQLGETTVSINPEKVVVFDFGVLDSLDKLGVDVVGIPQANIPPYLSQYEDAKYENVGSLKEPDFEKIAEISPDLIVISGRQQELYGELTKLGPTVYMAIDNANYMESFTHNMELLGEIFNKEAEIESELAQIEATIANVQEKATSAGNALVVLANEGNISAYGPGSRFGILHDVFGLVAVDENIEVSTHGMNVSFEYIVEQNPDHLFVVDRGAVVEGGDAAAQDTIENELVQNTKAFQNGNITYLDPNYWYLAGGGLVSVSEMAKAIEGALE; from the coding sequence ATGAAGAAAAATTTATTATTAGTCCTAGTAGCAATGCTAGTAACGTTAATGTTAGCTGCTTGCGGTTCAGAAGAAACAGGGGGCACAAGCGAAGAAGCTCCAGAGCCAGTTGAAGAAGAAACAGAAGTAGTTGATGACGTACCAACAGAATTAACAATTACACACCAATTAGGTGAAACAACCGTTTCTATTAATCCAGAAAAAGTGGTTGTATTTGACTTTGGTGTATTAGATTCATTAGATAAATTAGGTGTAGATGTAGTAGGTATACCACAAGCAAACATTCCTCCATATTTATCACAATATGAAGATGCAAAGTATGAAAATGTAGGTAGCTTAAAAGAGCCTGATTTTGAAAAAATTGCTGAAATCTCTCCAGATTTAATTGTTATCTCTGGTAGACAACAAGAATTATATGGTGAATTAACGAAGCTTGGTCCAACAGTTTATATGGCAATTGATAATGCAAATTATATGGAATCTTTTACTCACAATATGGAATTATTAGGTGAAATCTTCAACAAAGAAGCAGAAATTGAAAGTGAATTAGCTCAAATTGAAGCTACTATCGCTAATGTACAAGAGAAAGCAACGTCTGCAGGTAATGCGTTAGTCGTGTTAGCGAACGAAGGAAACATTAGTGCATATGGTCCTGGTTCACGTTTTGGAATTCTTCACGATGTATTTGGTTTAGTAGCAGTTGATGAAAACATTGAAGTATCTACACATGGTATGAACGTTTCTTTTGAATACATTGTTGAACAAAATCCTGATCATTTATTTGTTGTAGATAGAGGTGCTGTTGTTGAAGGTGGAGATGCAGCTGCACAAGACACAATTGAAAATGAATTAGTACAAAATACAAAAGCATTTCAAAATGGAAACATTACGTACTTAGACCCTAACTACTGGTATTTAGCTGGTGGTGGATTAGTTTCAGTTTCTGAAATGGCGAAAGCAATCGAAGGAGCATTAGAATAA
- a CDS encoding iron ABC transporter ATP-binding protein, with the protein MVVVKEVTKKYGNKKVVEDVSVEVKKGTITSFIGPNGAGKSTLLSMVSRLISKDNGQIYIDNQELSDCKSSDLAKKLSILKQSNHLNVRLTVKDLVSFGRFPYSQGNLTQEDWKHVNQAIKYMELQDMEDKFLDQLSGGQRQRAFISMVIAQDTEYVFLDEPLNNLDMKHSVQIMQVLRKLVDELGKTVIIVIHDINFASCYSDHIVALRDGKIVAQGTTPEIINPAVLKDIYDMDIHIENINQNRICVYF; encoded by the coding sequence ATGGTAGTTGTTAAAGAAGTTACAAAAAAATACGGAAACAAGAAAGTTGTTGAGGATGTTTCCGTAGAAGTGAAAAAAGGAACAATTACTTCATTTATCGGTCCGAATGGTGCTGGAAAAAGTACACTTCTATCTATGGTTAGCCGATTGATTTCAAAGGACAACGGTCAAATCTATATTGATAATCAGGAATTAAGTGACTGTAAGAGTAGTGACCTTGCGAAAAAATTATCAATTCTGAAACAGTCCAATCACCTGAATGTACGTTTGACGGTTAAGGATTTAGTTTCTTTTGGTAGATTCCCATATTCACAAGGGAATTTGACGCAAGAAGATTGGAAGCATGTGAATCAAGCAATTAAGTATATGGAATTGCAAGATATGGAGGATAAATTTCTCGACCAATTAAGTGGAGGCCAAAGACAAAGAGCCTTCATCTCAATGGTTATTGCACAAGATACTGAATATGTGTTTTTAGATGAGCCACTTAATAACTTGGATATGAAGCATTCTGTCCAGATTATGCAAGTATTAAGGAAACTAGTAGATGAGCTTGGAAAAACAGTTATCATCGTTATACATGATATTAACTTTGCATCCTGTTATTCGGACCATATCGTAGCATTACGAGATGGAAAGATTGTAGCTCAAGGAACAACACCTGAAATCATTAATCCAGCCGTCCTTAAGGACATCTATGATATGGACATTCACATCGAGAACATCAACCAAAATAGAATCTGTGTGTATTTTTAG